One window of Paludibacter propionicigenes WB4 genomic DNA carries:
- a CDS encoding MarR family winged helix-turn-helix transcriptional regulator, producing MPDNIISIDSVIENLISIHPLLTKSFTRSIRSKTNLNPGSLYVLGILTRHGKLSMSEIGCKLSMPKPHITALVDKLILEEMVERLFDPKDRRLVYVQVTPKGTEDFNVIKQEISQEMRVRLELLDEEKIKILAQASQHLKEILMEIFVDNKTDSSCCKIK from the coding sequence ATGCCGGATAATATTATTTCAATTGATTCAGTTATTGAAAACTTAATTTCGATACATCCACTTCTAACAAAGAGTTTTACAAGATCCATCCGATCTAAAACAAATCTTAACCCCGGATCTCTATACGTATTGGGTATTCTAACACGACATGGCAAATTATCAATGTCAGAAATTGGTTGTAAGCTATCGATGCCAAAACCACATATTACTGCCTTAGTTGACAAACTGATTCTGGAAGAAATGGTGGAACGCCTTTTCGATCCGAAAGACCGTCGACTGGTCTATGTGCAGGTAACCCCAAAAGGCACTGAAGATTTCAATGTCATAAAGCAAGAAATAAGTCAGGAAATGAGAGTGAGACTGGAACTACTTGATGAAGAAAAAATAAAAATTCTAGCACAAGCATCGCAACATTTAAAAGAAATCCTCATGGAAATTTTTGTTGATAATAAAACCGACTCATCTTGCTGTAAAATAAAATAA